The Bacillaceae bacterium IKA-2 DNA window CTCTACTAGTTTTTCTTCTGTTTTCGAAAAACCATTTTTCTTAACTAGCATCGCGTCGATATTGACCTCACTCATATCATTTACGATTACCGCGACTCTTAATCCATCATTATTATTTAAAATGTGATTTAATAGTGTTGTTTTGCCAGACCCTAAATAACCACTTAATACAGTAACTGGTACTTTTTTCATTAATTTATGTCCTCCTAATAAAAGTCATAGAAATATTCTAAGATAGGAAACTTCTCATTAAATAGTAATGCTTCCGATTTGTATTGTATACTTTTTTTTAGATTATATCAAGAAGTATCTCTTAAGTTAGAATCAAGATAAGTAAGACCACCATAACTGATTATGATAGAATCTTTAACGTCTAGAAATTTGTAAAAGACAAGTTAATTCTATCGTTTAATGGAAATACTTTGAACCAACCAAAGGAACTGTGTTAGGAGTTGAGAAAGATAGTCGACCAGGTCCCTGCAACGGAGTTATTGAGCACCGACCGAAATTATTATACTCGTCAGATCATTCATGCAAGTTCATAAACAAGCTAGTAAGAAAAGCGCAAGCGCCTTGGGAGCTGCGCGTATGTTGGAGACTTCCTATGAAGATGCGTTTGGTTATTGTTATTTCCGCTAGTGAGTTTTTGTGGCTTACAATTGTATGGAGTGTTTTCAGGAGCAACAGAGGGAGGCCCAATTAAAAATTCTATTATACTATCTTTAATTGTATTTCTAATTTCTTATTATTTGTTCGTAGGCCAACACCAGGAAAATAATGGATCAGTATGATTCGTCATAAAACCCCATAGAGCGCCATTAGGGGATCATTCCAGTTGAGTCAACATATTCTCAACTAGAATGATCCCCAAATATTTTTTTTATTGATTTGATGAAATTTACTCGATGGTTATTTCTTTTATTTAACTGTGATTAACTGAACAGCGCCATGATCATCACAATGGTCACCATGAACATGATGAAGGCGTCCGTTAACTAAGTAATCAAAATGATCGCCATGGGGAACTAGTTCATGTCCACAATCTTCTTCATGATTACACCCGCAATTCATTGGTTTACATTCTGCAGGATTCACTTCCGAAACTTCTATTATACATTCATCCCAATGACCTTCGTGTTCGTGATGCAAATGACCATTATGAATATAATCAACGTGGTCATTATGACTGACTTTCGTATGTCCACAAGCGATACTGTGTTTATGACTATGGCTAGTATGAATATGTTGCTTACTTTCTGTCACAAAAATCCCTCCTTATCGTCTATATTTAGTATTCCCTTTAACAAAAAATTAAAACATCTTTTACAGCTCTTAAAGAAATTCTAGTTTTCTAATGTGAGGCGAAAAATCTAACTTAACATTAATTCGAGGTAAGTTTCTTTACATTGCAATTTTTGAGATGTATCATATATAAAACGGAATAATTACTATTTACATCATTAAAAAAGTGAAATGTAAAATAACTAAGGAGTGAATGAATTGTTAGATCAAATCTATCGACAGCTTGTAGTTGAGCATGTGAGAAATAAGCGTAACCACAGACGTCTTGACGGAAAAAATGTAAAGCATATTCATTATAAAAATCCTACTTGTGGAGATGTAATGACTTTATATATACAATTATCAGAAGAAGCGCTAATTGAAGATATTGCTTTTATTGGTGAGGGCTGCAGTATTAGTATGGCATCTGCATCAATGATGACTGAATTATTAATGGGCATTCCTGTAGATGAGGCAATGAAACTTAGGAGTGCCATGGAGAAGTTGATTAAGAATGGCGAAAGAGTCGAGGATTGTGATTTAGGAGATGCGGTAGCCTTAGACGGTGTTTATAAACTTAGAGCACGTCATAATTGTGCATTGATGGCATGGCAAGCTTTTGATCGCATACTGGAAAACTCTTAAGTTAGTAGAAATATAAAAACTGTAATAAGAATGTATAAGCTCTGTTTATTAGGGGAATAACACGTACTACAAATCGAAATGATTACGTTTAAACAGATTAAGAAATTGGAGGTAAGAAGCATGGTATTTAATAAATCAAAAAAAATTCCTGTTACCATTCTAACGGGATATTTAGGGGCAGGGAAAACAACACTGTTAAATCGAATACTAACAGAAAAGCATGATCAGAAAGTAGCGATTATTGTAAATGAATTTGGAGAAGTTGGAATTGACAATCAACTAGTTGTAAATTCAGAAGAGGAAATAGTAGAAATGAATAATGGTTGTATTTGTTGTACTGTTCGTGGCGACCTAATTCGTATTTTGCGTACACTCGTTTTTTCAATAGAACAAAATGATGTAACATTTGATCGAGTTCTTATAGAAACAACTGGACTTGCAGATCCTGCACCAGTGGCGCAAACATTTTTTATGGATGAAATCATTTCGGAAAGATTTGAAGTAGACAGTATTGTAACAGTAGTTGATAGTATGCATGTCACAAAGCATTTTGATGTTCAAGATGAGGCTCAAGAACAGATTGCTTTTG harbors:
- a CDS encoding SUF system NifU family Fe-S cluster assembly protein; translation: MLDQIYRQLVVEHVRNKRNHRRLDGKNVKHIHYKNPTCGDVMTLYIQLSEEALIEDIAFIGEGCSISMASASMMTELLMGIPVDEAMKLRSAMEKLIKNGERVEDCDLGDAVALDGVYKLRARHNCALMAWQAFDRILENS